The nucleotide window AATGATTTTGCACGGGAAAGTCTCGACTTCACCGTATTCAGGTTCAAACTGCTGATTTCCGCTATCTCTTTAAGGGAACATTCCTGAAAATAAAACAGGAAAAGGATCTCTCTATATTTCACAGGCAATTGAAATAATGCTTGTGTCAGTTCCTGGTTTTCGACGCTCTTGATTAGTTCGGTTTCAGGGCTGGCCTGATGGTTCGACAAAAGCGATGAGATATAGCCGCTGACAGAGACCTTACGATGATGCCAGCTTTTCAGATAGTCCTTGCAATGATTAGATGCAACACGGAACAGCCAGGTCTGGATCTGAGAGTTGCCCTGGAAGGTATCGTACTTTTGGTAGCACTTAATAAATATTTCCTGCGCCAGATCCTCTGCTGTCTGCCTGTTCCTGACATACGAATATGCCAGGTGGAGCACCGCAGTCCCGTATTGTTCCATCAAATCTCCAATCGCTTTTTCCTTATGCATTTCTTCACCTCCAGGGTGTGTTTACTCTTTAGACGAACGCGAATGTAAAAAGTTTATTAAACACAAGAATGTTTATGATTCTGACTTGGTGGTAAAACAAAACAGGCACCTGTCTAAGGTGCCTGTCCGTTAATAAAATCGCTTAAAGCCTTCGAAATGCTTTTTGTAGTAAGAGTTGTCAAGATTGGTAATGGTCACGCCCGAATCACTAGCATGGATGAATGCATTGTTGCCGAGGTAAATGCCCATATGGGAAATACCGCGTTTATAAGTATTTTCAAAGAATACGAGATCGCCCGGCTGCGGATCATTCACATAGTAGGAACGGTTATAATAGCCTTCGGAAGAATAGCGTCCCATCTTCATGCCGGCTTTGTTGAAGGCGTAATAGATGAATCCGCTGCAGTCGAAGCCTTCCGGTGTGCTGCCGCCCCAGACGTATGGAGTACCGAGAAGGTCCTGGGCTATCGCCAGCACTTCAGGATCAATATCCTGGACAGGCTTGGCAGCTGCCTGGTCATTCTTTGCAGGTTCTGCAGGAGCAGAAACCTCTGCCTCCTTGCTTACCAGCAATTTCTGCCCGGCATAGATCATGTCAGATTTCAGGTTGTTCAGCGTCTTCAGTTCCTTTACTGACATATCGAATTGCTTTCCGATTCCGCTAAGCGTATCACCAGACTTGATTATGTATTCAGTTTGTGCCGGCTTAGCTGGCGCGGCAGGTGTTTTTGGCGCACTCTGAACGGGAGCATCCGGCTTGGTTTTTACTGGAGCCACAGCTGATGCATCTGAACCGTTCGATACCTTCAGCTTTTGGCCGGGATAAATCAAGTGGCTGCTAAGATCGTTCCATTTCATCAGATCGCTGAGTGAAATTTTATGCTGGGAAGCGATCTTGCTGAGTGTATCACCGCTAACAACAACATAAACAGAAGCTGTCTCGGCTTTAGCAGGCTGTTTTGCCGGAGCAATAACGGGCTTAGCCACAGGCGTATTGCCTGGAACTGTTAGTGTCTGATTCACATAAATTAAATCAGAGGATAATTTATTCAGTTTCTTCAAATCAACAACAGTGGTTTTATAGGTAAAAGCTAAGCGGGATAATGTATCCCCTTTTTTAACAGTATATGTATCTGCAGAAGCGATTCCCGAGAAGGAAGAAGTCAGAATGGCGGCGGTGATAAGCGATGCGGCTTGTTTCTTCAATTTTTGTCGTCACTCCAATACTTGTCAGTTTTATACTCATTTTATCATAGATGAATAGGGACATATATATAATTATGACAAATTATAGAAAAATTACGGGAATCCTAAAGATGTTTCTGGAAATCTATTTACAAATATAATCGATTTTAATAGAATATTGTCATTGCAGACAGAAAACAGGAGGATCATGAAGTGAGATCATCTCAAGAAAAGTTATCAGAATTGAATCAGGAACTTGTTTTTGATGTCATCAGGAAGACGTATGAAAAAGGAAAGAGCAGCGAAGAAATGACAATCCAGAAGCTGATGGAAGATTTAATCATAGACTTAAAGACTTGCACAGAATGAAAACTGGCAGCCTTCTAAATAAGGCAGCCAGTTTTTTTGCGTTTAACAGAAGGCAACGTGATTACTGCCCGTCATATTGAACCAGCATCTGCAGTATATTAAAATAAAGTTAGAATGGGCCAAGGGGGAGATCATTTGAAAAAAGTACGCAAAGCGATCATTCCGGCAGCGGGTCTTGGTACACGCTTCCTGCCGGCGACAAAGGCGATGCCGAAGGAAATGCTGCCAATCGTTGATAAGCCGACGATCCAGTATATTGTTGAAGAAGCGGTAGCGTCAGGAATCGAAGAAATTATCATTGTGACCGGTAAAGGCAAGCGTGCCATCGAGGATCATTTCGATTTCGCCCCGGAGCTCGAGCGTAACCTTGAGAGTAAAGGGAAGCTCGAATTGCTGGATAAAGTCAGGTATTCTAGCAATCTCGCAGACATTCACTATATCCGGCAAAAGGAGCCGAAAGGACTTGGCCATGCTGTCTGGTGTGCGCGCAACTTTATCGGTGATGAACCATTTGCTGTTCTGCTTGGCGATGATATCGTCCAAAGCGAAACACCATGCCTGAAGCAGCTGCTGAACCAATATGAAACAACTCGTTCCTCTGTGATCGGCGTCCAAACGGTCTCTCCGGAAGAGACGCATCGTTACGGCATCATTGACCCATCGATTCAGGAAGGGCGCAGATACCAGGTCGAAAATTTTGTTGAAAAGCCGGAGCCTGGCAAGGCACCTTCCAATCTGGCAATCATGGGCAGATACATCCTGACCCCTGAAATCTTTATGTTCCTGGACCACATTGAAGCCGGTGCGGGAGGGGAAGTCCAGCTGACCGACGCCATCCAGAAATTGAACCAGATCCAGAGAGTATTTGCCTATGATTTCGAGGGGAAGCGATACGATGTCGGAGAAAAGTTCGGTTTTGTGAAAACGACCATCGAGTTTGCGCTCCAGGATGAGGAGCTCCGTCCCGATATCCTAAAGTACCTAGATGAAATCCTCCTTCACCAACGGTAAAACAGAAAAATGGTGTCCCGAAAAGGGACACCATTTTCTATGGAAGCAAGGGGAGCATATCACGTACCTTTTGCTTCTTTTGTGTTATGAAATTTTCAAGGAGATGGGCGATTCCTGTTGGCTTTGGATGTTATAGTTTGCTGACGATCAGGCTATTTAGGATTACGTGTATTTGTGGGAAGTAATGAACATGAATATTCTGTGGCTGTTCGGTTGTTGAACGGTATCTATAAAGTAAGATCATTATGTCATAATAAAGTAACCGAAAGCAAAATAATATAAGGGTGAGGGATAGGAATGTATAAGTGCAATCGTTGTTTTGATAGAGAGGCGAAAATTATCGTAACTGATGAGGGGCAAGAGCGACTTTGTAATCGTTGTTTTAACGATATGGTTTCTGAAGAAATAGGGGTAATGCTAGAGACGATGCCGGAAGAGATCGTCGTTAACGATTTCTCTGGAACTAGGAGGGATTTTACGGTCCAACAGCGACTTTATCCGAATGGCATCTTCTTGGAGGCAGTTGAGGACTTAGAATATGGTTACCAGTATTCTGTCCATGGTGAGTTAGATTGTAACCAAACGGAATTATTTCATAAACTGGTAAATAAGGTTAAGCTTAATGTTTCTAAACGATATACAAAGGCTGGAGAATTCCGAAATGGTCAAAAATACCTCTCAATCATTGATGATGAAGTCGGAGGACGTATTGATTACGATGATTCGAATCCTTCTGTACCCATGGTCGTAGTAGATGGTCGACCTTATACATGGGAACAATTAGGTGAGATGATAATGAGGTTTGAAGGATTTCAGTTTAAAATGAATTTCTTTGATCAGACAGATGAAGTGGAATAGGGGGGAAGAAAGACATGAGGAAGGTTTTCTTGCTCCATTCGGTAGTCTAAATATATTTGATAGTGAAGCACGGGGAGTGAACTGCTCCCCGTCAAGTAGACAGTGGAAATAATAAAAACAGCCTAAGCGGCTTTAGCCCTGAATTCTAGGGGGCTAAGGCCGTTTAATCTTTTTTGGTAACGTTCATGATTATAAAAGTATATGTACTCATCAATCGCCGCAGAAAGCTCTTCAAAGGTCTTATATTTCTCCATGTAATATTTCTCGCTTTTCAGTGATCCCCAAAAGGATTCCATTGGACCATTGTCAATACATCTTCCGACTCGGGACATACTTTGAGTCATCTGTGCTTGATCTATTCTTTGTTTAAATCCAAAATGGGTATACTGAAAGCCCCTGTCGCTATGTATAAGTGGGCGGTCACCATTCAGTAGGGCCGTGGACTGATCCAGCGTATCAAATACCAGTTTATTGTTGTTGGAATGTCCAAATACGTAACTAACGATGGCTCCATCATGTAAGTCTTTAATTGCACTCAAATAAGCCTTTTTTGCTTCTCCATACTTGAACTCAGTCACATCAGTTACCCATTTCTCATTTGGACTTTCGGCTTGGAAATTACGGTCTAACACGTTTTCTGCGACGTGTTGAGGGGTTGACTTTTTATAGCGATTTTTCTTTTTCCGAATAACGCTTTGAATGCCGACAATCTTCATCAGCCTATAGATTCGCTTTTCATTGAAGCTCTTGTTCAACCTTCTATTCAAAGTCATCGTAATCCTGCGGTAGCCGTAGATTCCTTTAACCTCCTCATGGAGAGCCTTCATTTCTTCTACAAGCATCACATTTTGACATTCACGCTTGGAAGGTGTTCGCTTCAGCCATTTATAATATGCAGACCTACCAACCCCGCAATTTCACAAAGCATAACGAAAGAGAATCCTTCTTCTTCGTGTAGTTCCTTGATAGCGATATATTTCTCCTCAAGGCGTATCTGGCTTATCTTCGCCTCCTTTCGATCTCCTCTAACTTTTTTAGGAATAAGTTCTCTGCGCGTAATCGCTCATTTTCGCTCGCAAGCCTCTTCATCTCCAATTTCATCTTCTGTTCTGGGGAGAGTTCAACTTCTTCCTTTTTCCTCCCTCGCTTATCCCGAAGGGCTTCTTCGCCGCCATCCTCATACTTTTTAACCCATTGATATGCTTGTTGGTAAGAGACCTTAAAGGTCTCAGCTGCCTTCTGATAATCCTTGCCGTTCTCAAGGCAATAGAGCACAATCTCTTTTCGTTCATTTATGGTAGTGTTTCTTCTAGTCATAGTGTTTGTCCTTCCTTTGGAAGTGTCCTTTAATTCTCTATGACTATTATACTTGTTAATCCATTTCTGGAGGACGCGTCTACATGAGATTTCATACTTTCTGATAACATCATTTTGAGAGTAGTCCCCACTAAGATAGTCCTGTACAGCCGCCAGCTTAAGTTCCTTAGAATACCTCTTCCAGGTAGAAGACTTCTTTAATCCTTCTGCTCCGTATTTTTCATACCTGTAGACCCAATCATAAATTGCATGATCATTTACTTTGTATATAAACTTCAGCTCTGAAATAGAATGGCTACCCTTTTTTAACGCCTCTACAATCTTGATTTTATCTTGGAATGAATATGTCCTTTTTGACATAATAAATACTCCCCTTTAGGTAGACAGATTTTTATTTTTTAATCTGTCTACCTAAAGGGGAGCATATCAGAGCTCTCTCTGCTTCTTTTTAAAAGAATTGAAAGAAAAAGATTCATGATATGCTACTTTAATCGGAAGGGATAAATATGGCTAAAAAGAAAGGTGAATTAGGACCAAAGTGAAAGCGGATGAAACGGGAGGCCAGGCTTCAAAGTGCTAAATCGTGGCTGAAGAATTACGATGGGAAGCATGTCGTTAAATCGTACAGCAAATGGTTTGGGGTTGATTCGATATGTGCGATGAATGAATTGGAAGTACTAGGGCTCCGTTTTTCTGAAAAGCAAAAAAAGAAACTGAACGAGGCATATGATAATAAAGTTAGACAGAAGCAGCTTTCTAGGGCAAGGAGATTGCAAAAGACACACAAGAGTTGGAGATGGAGGAATATATTGAAGGGTATGGCTTTATCGCGGACTACACAGAGGGAGGCGCTTCATTCGGATTAACAAATGAGGAATTAGAAGAAATAGAGCAGAGGGAAAAGGAGAGGGAGAATTGGGTGAAGTCGTTGACGGACTTAAATCTTAAATGGGTGGATGAACTGCTGGATATTGAATATCTGGGAGGAAGAAAACCTCACCGACTTTTTCGTTGACGATGAAGATATGTCCGACGTATTCGAGGATTACGATGAATACCTGGTAGATTGGGAAGCAGACGCTAGTGCGACGCAAACGGAAATGGAGATGATTGCTGAAAATTACCCTCCAGGTGATCAGGACTTACCAGAGACACAGGGACGACGGCTATTGTGGGATTCGGAATTGTTGGGGTGAGGGTTTCTTTGTCTTTAAATTAATAGTTTTAATAATCAGATTTTTTAGGCACCCTTGAATTTCTGGAAGTTGATGTTATTTCTATTAATACCTTATTGCTTATTAATAGACTAATCGATATATTCTGGATTTCTGGAATACAGAAGATACGGTTGAAAAGGCACATTGAGAGGTTTTCTTCTCTCAAATGTGCCTTTTTCTTCTCGTCTGTTGGTAACAAGGTGGAAGATTTATGATTGCCTGAGAGAATAAAGTCACGGTCCTGGACCGTGGGAATTTGATCTTTATGTCCTTCCTGTTTTTTGAGGTTTCTGAACTGGTCGGGGTTGTTAAAATTCTGGTAAAACACATTAGATACTTTTTGAATCCAGCTTGTTTTATCAAAATGTAAGCGTTATACTCTAAATATACGGAAAATTGTATATTGTTATCGAGGTTGTGAGAGAATGAGTCGAATTGATGAGAGTTTGTATTCCAAGAATGGTTTGGCCGCCAGATATATCGCCAGGGAATTGATAGATATTGAAACCGGACAAAGGATTCCCAGGATCAGCGATTTTACCGAGAAGCTTTCTCTTGGAAGGGGAACGGTACAGGGGGCATTGAAGCTTCTTGAAGAAATCCGGGCGATCAGGCTTGAATCACGGGGGCATTTAGGAACATTCCTATTGAAAAGGGATTTGAACCTTTTATATGAAATTGCCGGGATTGGACCGATTATCGGTGTCATGCCGCTTCCGTATTCCCGGAAGTATGAGGGGCTTGCTACGGGAATTATTGAAGTACTCGAGAGAACTAATAAAAGAATCGACCTTGCCTATATGAGGGGAGCACTTCCGCGAGTGGAGGCTCTTAAATCAAGACGGTATGATTTTGCGATTATGTCTTTGCTGGCAGCAGAAGAGGCAGTGACAAAGTTCGAAGGTCTCGAAATCAATAAGACGTTTGGTCCGGAATCCTATGTAACAGCCCATAAAATCTTTTTTTCGAATCCTCACTATTCAAAAATAGAAGATAGGATGAGGGTCGGGATTGATTACTCATCCGTTGATCAGGCTGAACTCACTCTGTTGGAATGTGAAGGGAAACAGGTCGAATTAGTAGAAGTAGGCTATATGCAACTGTTTTCGATGTTAACAAAAGGGATGATTGATGCAGCCGTTTGGAATGTAGATGAAGAGAGGACACTGCAGACTTTTAAGTCATCAGGTTTTCACTCGCCTGAAGCGAAGGAGCTTGCCGCAAAAGCAACAACTGCTGCTCTTGTGGTCGAGTCAGCAAGAGGAAGGATTACAGAGCAGCTCGGAGTACTGGATACAAGTGAAGTAAGATGTGTTCAAAAACAAGTCGTCGAGGGCATCAAATATCCACATTACTAAGAAACGGAAGTTCTGGTTTCTTAGTAAGATTAATATACTAAATACTGTATACTGGAGGGGTTATTCATGAATACCAACGAACTGAAAGAAAGACTAAAAATTCTCGCAGAAAACAATGTCATATCATATCGCTCCTCTGATTTGGCCAGGCAAGCATTTACCCAGCTTCAACAAGTTTTACATATAGAAGATATCCAAGCTTCCGAGATGCTTTTCACTCATTTGCCATCGGCCATTACCAGAATTGAAAGGGGTGAAGAAATCGGAGCTCCTATGCCTGAGATCCTCGCAGAAATCAAGACATCAAAATACTATCAAGATGCGATGCAGCAAACAAAATTCATTGAAAAACTACATGGCTACAAACTGCCTCAGGAAGAATGGGACTACTTATTGATTCATTATACAAATGTATTTCAGCAAAATGAAGGAGGAAAATAACCATGAAAATCGTGATTGGCGGGCAAGTGGATAAAAAAGAGATTGAAAGCTTAGTTAAAGAGTTTGATAGCAGTATAGAAACAGTGATCAAGTCCGATCTTGAAGCAGCCATGGCGCTTAAAACTGGCCAAGTCGATTACTATCTTGGTGCATGCCATACCGGCGGCGGCGGAGCGCTGGCAATGGCTCTCGCTCTGATCGGAAGACCGAAGTGCGAGACCGTTTCGATGCCGGGGAAGAAGCCAGAATCGCAGAAAGTTGCAAACGCTGTCAATGAGGGCAAAGTTGCATTCGGTTTCACGGCAGATCACAAGGAAGCTGCAGTACGGATGATTTTGGAAGCCATAAAAAATAAATAGCAGGCAGGGGGAAAATAAAGATGGAAATGATTTTTATCGTCTTGATCGGTGCTGTCGCAGCTGTGCTCGCCAACAGAAATATCGCTGTATTTAATGATGGGCTGCGTCCGATTGTTTCAGAGCATGTGGAAGGTTCGCTGTCACGAAGGGATCTGGCTTTTACGGCTTTCGCGATGAGTTTTGGACTGGTTATTGGTTTTGGTATACCGTTCACGCTTTCAGCAAGCATCATCCTTGTTCACAGTGTTTTGCTGGGAACAGATATTATTGACCTTATGACACCGAAGAACAAATGGGGCACACCAGTTGCTGCTGTTATTGGCGGTGCCTATGGTGCTGGACTGCTTGTGGGGCTTGAAGGGTTTGTAAAACTATTCGACTACCTGCCGCTGAACTTCCTGGACGCAATGGGACAGGTTGGGGCACCGGTAGTTGTCACGTTCATGGCATTCCCTGCACTGGCGGTTGCCATGCAATTCAGTATCAAAAAAGGCGTTATCACATTTATCGTGTCAGCCCTTGCAAGACAACTTGCCGTTTGGCTGAACACTAGCAAACTATTGACGGTTTCTGGAACAGCGATCACGTTGAACCAGGAAGGTATGGCACTTATAACTGGAATGATTTTCTTACTTGTTTATGCGATGAAAGAAAAACGTAATGAAGGCTCATCCATCGATCTTGCGGCAGTCTTCAGTGATAAGGTAGCAAAAATCAGGGGCAATGTCGTATATTTCATGATCATCGGCGGTTTGATTGCTGCTGCGACAAACCTGGCTGTTATGGCTGGAGACCCAATCTCACTCAATCTTTTAGCTGAAGGAAAGACTGCAGATGCTGGGATTGCCGCTGCAGCACGTGCGCTCGGCTTCATTCCGCTTGTAGCCAGTACGGCAATCGCAACAGGTGTGTACAGCCCAGTTGGTTTCACCTTGATTTTTGTAGTCGGACTTTTCGCACCCAATGTCTGGGTAGCCTTGATCGGCGGCGTCATTGTGATTTTTGGTGAAGTCATGCTTTTAAGCTCAATTGCCCGGTTCCTTGATAAATACCCAGGAGTCCGTAATTCTGGTGAAAATATTCGCAGTGCGATGACAAAGATACTAGAAGTTGCCTTATTGATTGGCGGAGCGAACGCAGCGAATACCATCGCTCCAGGATTTGGCTTCTTCTTTATCGCAGGCTTCTACTTGCTGAATGAAGTGGCGGGCCGCCCGATTGTCCGGATGGCAGTTGGTCCTGTAGGGGCCATTGCGGTCGGGATCATTGCGAACATCCTTGTGGCATTGGGGCTTATGGTCATCCCGCAATAAACTTTTTTGCCTGATTGAATATAGAGTAGCTACTTGTCTTTTTTACAAATTAAGAAAGTATAAATTTTTACTTTGAGAATTGTCCAGCTCCAGCGCCTAGCCCCTCGAGTC belongs to Mesobacillus subterraneus and includes:
- a CDS encoding DUF2620 domain-containing protein, coding for MKIVIGGQVDKKEIESLVKEFDSSIETVIKSDLEAAMALKTGQVDYYLGACHTGGGGALAMALALIGRPKCETVSMPGKKPESQKVANAVNEGKVAFGFTADHKEAAVRMILEAIKNK
- a CDS encoding C40 family peptidase, whose product is MKKQAASLITAAILTSSFSGIASADTYTVKKGDTLSRLAFTYKTTVVDLKKLNKLSSDLIYVNQTLTVPGNTPVAKPVIAPAKQPAKAETASVYVVVSGDTLSKIASQHKISLSDLMKWNDLSSHLIYPGQKLKVSNGSDASAVAPVKTKPDAPVQSAPKTPAAPAKPAQTEYIIKSGDTLSGIGKQFDMSVKELKTLNNLKSDMIYAGQKLLVSKEAEVSAPAEPAKNDQAAAKPVQDIDPEVLAIAQDLLGTPYVWGGSTPEGFDCSGFIYYAFNKAGMKMGRYSSEGYYNRSYYVNDPQPGDLVFFENTYKRGISHMGIYLGNNAFIHASDSGVTITNLDNSYYKKHFEGFKRFY
- the galU gene encoding UTP--glucose-1-phosphate uridylyltransferase GalU: MKKVRKAIIPAAGLGTRFLPATKAMPKEMLPIVDKPTIQYIVEEAVASGIEEIIIVTGKGKRAIEDHFDFAPELERNLESKGKLELLDKVRYSSNLADIHYIRQKEPKGLGHAVWCARNFIGDEPFAVLLGDDIVQSETPCLKQLLNQYETTRSSVIGVQTVSPEETHRYGIIDPSIQEGRRYQVENFVEKPEPGKAPSNLAIMGRYILTPEIFMFLDHIEAGAGGEVQLTDAIQKLNQIQRVFAYDFEGKRYDVGEKFGFVKTTIEFALQDEELRPDILKYLDEILLHQR
- a CDS encoding DUF7713 domain-containing protein, yielding MYKCNRCFDREAKIIVTDEGQERLCNRCFNDMVSEEIGVMLETMPEEIVVNDFSGTRRDFTVQQRLYPNGIFLEAVEDLEYGYQYSVHGELDCNQTELFHKLVNKVKLNVSKRYTKAGEFRNGQKYLSIIDDEVGGRIDYDDSNPSVPMVVVDGRPYTWEQLGEMIMRFEGFQFKMNFFDQTDEVE
- the yhfZ gene encoding GntR family transcriptional regulator YhfZ; translated protein: MSRIDESLYSKNGLAARYIARELIDIETGQRIPRISDFTEKLSLGRGTVQGALKLLEEIRAIRLESRGHLGTFLLKRDLNLLYEIAGIGPIIGVMPLPYSRKYEGLATGIIEVLERTNKRIDLAYMRGALPRVEALKSRRYDFAIMSLLAAEEAVTKFEGLEINKTFGPESYVTAHKIFFSNPHYSKIEDRMRVGIDYSSVDQAELTLLECEGKQVELVEVGYMQLFSMLTKGMIDAAVWNVDEERTLQTFKSSGFHSPEAKELAAKATTAALVVESARGRITEQLGVLDTSEVRCVQKQVVEGIKYPHY
- a CDS encoding YhfT family protein, encoding MEMIFIVLIGAVAAVLANRNIAVFNDGLRPIVSEHVEGSLSRRDLAFTAFAMSFGLVIGFGIPFTLSASIILVHSVLLGTDIIDLMTPKNKWGTPVAAVIGGAYGAGLLVGLEGFVKLFDYLPLNFLDAMGQVGAPVVVTFMAFPALAVAMQFSIKKGVITFIVSALARQLAVWLNTSKLLTVSGTAITLNQEGMALITGMIFLLVYAMKEKRNEGSSIDLAAVFSDKVAKIRGNVVYFMIIGGLIAAATNLAVMAGDPISLNLLAEGKTADAGIAAAARALGFIPLVASTAIATGVYSPVGFTLIFVVGLFAPNVWVALIGGVIVIFGEVMLLSSIARFLDKYPGVRNSGENIRSAMTKILEVALLIGGANAANTIAPGFGFFFIAGFYLLNEVAGRPIVRMAVGPVGAIAVGIIANILVALGLMVIPQ
- a CDS encoding sigma-70 family RNA polymerase sigma factor; this encodes MHKEKAIGDLMEQYGTAVLHLAYSYVRNRQTAEDLAQEIFIKCYQKYDTFQGNSQIQTWLFRVASNHCKDYLKSWHHRKVSVSGYISSLLSNHQASPETELIKSVENQELTQALFQLPVKYREILFLFYFQECSLKEIAEISSLNLNTVKSRLSRAKSLLKEILEERSGDDGRTVEETKTRNAGG
- a CDS encoding PRD domain-containing protein gives rise to the protein MNTNELKERLKILAENNVISYRSSDLARQAFTQLQQVLHIEDIQASEMLFTHLPSAITRIERGEEIGAPMPEILAEIKTSKYYQDAMQQTKFIEKLHGYKLPQEEWDYLLIHYTNVFQQNEGGK